The following are from one region of the Numenius arquata chromosome 23, bNumArq3.hap1.1, whole genome shotgun sequence genome:
- the ATP6V0A1 gene encoding V-type proton ATPase 116 kDa subunit a 1 isoform X11, producing the protein MGELFRSEEMTLAQLFLQSEAAYCCVSELGELGKVQFRDLNPDVNVFQRKFVNEVRRCEEMDRKLRFVEKEIKKANIPIMDTGENPEVPFPRDMIDLEANFEKIENELKEINTNQEALKRNFLELTELKFILRKTQQFFDEMADPDLLEESSSLLEPSEMGRGAPLRLGFVAGVINRERIPMFERMLWRVCRGNVFLRQAEIENPLEDPVTGDYVHKSVFIIFFQGDQLKNRVKKICEGFRASLYPCPETPQERKEMASGVNTRIDDLQMVLNQTEDHRQRVLQAAAKNIRVWFIKVRKMKAIYHTLNLCNIDVTQKCLIAEVWCPVADLDSIQFALRRGTEHSGSTVPSILNRMQTNQTPPTYNKTNKFTCGFQNIVDAYGIGTYREINPAPYTIITFPFLFAVMFGDFGHGILMSLIAVWMVLRESRILSQKSDNEMFNMVFSGRYIILLMGLFSTYTGLIYNDCFSKSLNLFGSSWSVRPMFTKGNWSDALLETTPLLQLNPAIPGVFGGPYPFGIDPIWNIASNKLAFLNSFKMKMSVILGIIHMLFGVTLSLLNHIYFKKPLNIYLGFIPEMIFMSSLFGYLVILIFYKWTAYDAHTSKDAPSLLIHFINMFLFSYGDTSNKMLYKGQKGLQCFLVVVALLCVPWMLVAKPLVLRRQYLWRKHLGTHNFGGIRVGNGPTEEDAEIIQHDQLSTHSEEGEEPAEDEVFDFGDAVVYQAIHTIEYCLGCISNTASYLRLWALSLAHARLSSRTSSTLALGSSSSLSPLTPSVRGGLTIRAPPTRAVSHPPRLPLPCV; encoded by the exons aTGGGGGAGCTGTTCCGCAGCGAGGAGATGACCCTGGCCCAGCTCTTCCTCCAGTCCGAGGCCGCCTATTGCTGTGTCAGCGAACTGGGCGAGCTGGGGAAGGTCCAGTTCCGCGAC ctgaacCCGGACGTGAACGTGTTCCAGCGTAAATTTGTTAATGAAGTCAGGAGGTGTGAAGAGATGGACCGAAAGCTCC GGTTTGTTGAGAAGGAgattaaaaaggcaaatattccTATCATGGACACTGGGGAAAACCCGGAGGTGCCTTTTCCACGGGACATGATTGACTTGGAG GCAAACTTTGAGAAAATTGAAAACGAGCTTAAGGAAATCAACACAAACCAGGAGGCTCTGAAGAGAAACTTTTTGGAGCTGACAGAATTAAAATTTATACTGCGTAAAACTCAACAATTTTTTGATGAG ATGGCGGATCCAGACCTATTGGAGGAGTCCTCTTCGCTGCTGGAGCCGAGCGAGATGGGAAGAGGGGCCCCGCTACGACTCGG GTTTGTGGCTGGTGTGATCAACCGTGAGCGAATCCCCATGTTCGAGCGTATGCTGTGGCGAGTGTGCCGAGGGAACGTGTTCCTGCGTCAGGCGGAAATTGAGAACCCCCTGGAGGATCCTGTAACG GGGGATTACGTGCACAAGTCTGTGTTTATCATCTTTTTCCAAGGCGACCAGCTGAAGAACAGGGTCAAGAAGATATGTGAAGG ATTCCGCGCCTCCCTCTACCCATGCCCAGAAACACCACAGGAGCGGAAGGAGATGGCTTCTGGTGTCAATACCAGAATTGATGATCTTCAGATG GTGCTGAACCAAACAGAGGACCATCGCCAAAGGGTTCTGCAGGCGGCCGCCAAAAACATCCGTGTCTGGTTCATCAAAGTGCGCAAGATGAAGGCCATCTACCATACCCTGAACCTGTGCAACATCGACGTGACACAGAAGTGCTTGATTGCTGAAGTCTGGTGTCCTGTTGCTGACCTGGATTCTATCCAGTTTGCTCTGCGGAGAGGCACA GAGCACAGCGGATCCACTGTCCCATCTATTTTAAACAGGATGCAAACCAACCAGACCCCACCGACGTACAACAAAACTAATAAGTTTACTTGTGGCTTTCAAAACATTGTTGATGCATATGGCATTGGGACATACCGGGAAATAAATCCAG CACCGTACACGATCATCACCTTCCCCTTCCTGTTTGCTGTGATGTTTGGAGACTTTGGCCATGGAATCCTGATGTCTCTGATTGCTGTCTGGATGGTGTTGAGGGAGAGTCGCATTCTCTCACAGAAGAGTGACAACGAG ATGTTCAACATGGTTTTCAGTGGTCGATACATCATTCTGCTGATGGGACTGTTCTCCACTTACACAGGCCTCATCTACAATGACTGTTTCTCCAAGTCACTGAATTTGTTCGGTTCGTCCTGGAGTGTGCGGCCGATGTTCACAAAAGGCAATTGGTC AGATGCTTTGCTTGAGACTAcccccctgctccagctgaaCCCTGCTATTCCGGGGGTGTTCGGTGGGCCCTACCCCTTCGGCATCGACCCG ATTTGGAACATCGCCAGCAACAAGCTGGCCTTCCTCAATTCCTTCAAGATGAAAATGTCGGTGATTCTTGGCATTATCCACATGCTCTTTGGTGTCACGTTGAGTCTTCTCAACCACAT ctATTTTAAGAAGCCACTGAACATATACCTTGGATTTATTCCAGAAATGATTTTCATGTCTTCACTCTTTGGGTACCTCGTTATTCTCATTTTCTACAAATGGACGGCCTACGATGCTCACACCTCAAAGGATGCACCGAGCCTCTTAATACACTTTATCAACATGTTTCTCTTCTCCTATGGTGATACCAGTAATAAGATGCTTTATAAAGGGCAG AAGGGGCTCCAGTGTTTCCTCGTGGTGGTGGCGTTACTGTGTGTGCCCTGGATGCTGGTGGCCAAACCCCTGGTCCTTCGTCGTCAGTATTTATGGAGAAAGCACTTG GGAACGCACAACTTCGGTGGGATCCGGGTGGGCAATGGCCCGACGGAGGAGGACGCGGAGATCATTCAGCACGACCAGTTGTCCACCCATTccgaggagggggaggag CCTGCAGAGGACGAGGTG TTTGACTTCGGGGACGCGGTGGTGTACCAGGCCATCCACACCATCGAGTACTGCCTGGGCTGCATCTCCAACACCGCCTCCTACCTGCGCCTCTGGGCGCTCAGCCTGGCCCACGCGC GATTGAGTTCCAGAACAAGTTCTACACTGGCACTGGGTTCAagttcctccctttctcctttgaCACCATCCGTGAGGGGAGGTTTGACGATTAGAGCTCCCCCCACTCGGGCAGTGTCACACCCCCCCCGTTTACCTCTCCCCTGTGTGTGA
- the ATP6V0A1 gene encoding V-type proton ATPase 116 kDa subunit a 1 isoform X5: MGELFRSEEMTLAQLFLQSEAAYCCVSELGELGKVQFRDLNPDVNVFQRKFVNEVRRCEEMDRKLRFVEKEIKKANIPIMDTGENPEVPFPRDMIDLEANFEKIENELKEINTNQEALKRNFLELTELKFILRKTQQFFDEMADPDLLEESSSLLEPSEMGRGAPLRLGFVAGVINRERIPMFERMLWRVCRGNVFLRQAEIENPLEDPVTGDYVHKSVFIIFFQGDQLKNRVKKICEGFRASLYPCPETPQERKEMASGVNTRIDDLQMVLNQTEDHRQRVLQAAAKNIRVWFIKVRKMKAIYHTLNLCNIDVTQKCLIAEVWCPVADLDSIQFALRRGTEHSGSTVPSILNRMQTNQTPPTYNKTNKFTCGFQNIVDAYGIGTYREINPAPYTIITFPFLFAVMFGDFGHGILMSLIAVWMVLRESRILSQKSDNEMFNMVFSGRYIILLMGLFSTYTGLIYNDCFSKSLNLFGSSWSVRPMFTKGNWSDALLETTPLLQLNPAIPGVFGGPYPFGIDPIWNIASNKLAFLNSFKMKMSVILGIIHMLFGVTLSLLNHIYFKKPLNIYLGFIPEMIFMSSLFGYLVILIFYKWTAYDAHTSKDAPSLLIHFINMFLFSYGDTSNKMLYKGQKGLQCFLVVVALLCVPWMLVAKPLVLRRQYLWRKHLGTHNFGGIRVGNGPTEEDAEIIQHDQLSTHSEEGEEPAEDEVFDFGDAVVYQAIHTIEYCLGCISNTASYLRLWALSLAHAQLSEVLWTMVIHIGLSVRSLGGGFGLFFIFAAFATLTVAILLVMEGLSAFLHALRLHWIEFQNKFYTGTGFKFLPFSFDTIREGRFDD, encoded by the exons aTGGGGGAGCTGTTCCGCAGCGAGGAGATGACCCTGGCCCAGCTCTTCCTCCAGTCCGAGGCCGCCTATTGCTGTGTCAGCGAACTGGGCGAGCTGGGGAAGGTCCAGTTCCGCGAC ctgaacCCGGACGTGAACGTGTTCCAGCGTAAATTTGTTAATGAAGTCAGGAGGTGTGAAGAGATGGACCGAAAGCTCC GGTTTGTTGAGAAGGAgattaaaaaggcaaatattccTATCATGGACACTGGGGAAAACCCGGAGGTGCCTTTTCCACGGGACATGATTGACTTGGAG GCAAACTTTGAGAAAATTGAAAACGAGCTTAAGGAAATCAACACAAACCAGGAGGCTCTGAAGAGAAACTTTTTGGAGCTGACAGAATTAAAATTTATACTGCGTAAAACTCAACAATTTTTTGATGAG ATGGCGGATCCAGACCTATTGGAGGAGTCCTCTTCGCTGCTGGAGCCGAGCGAGATGGGAAGAGGGGCCCCGCTACGACTCGG GTTTGTGGCTGGTGTGATCAACCGTGAGCGAATCCCCATGTTCGAGCGTATGCTGTGGCGAGTGTGCCGAGGGAACGTGTTCCTGCGTCAGGCGGAAATTGAGAACCCCCTGGAGGATCCTGTAACG GGGGATTACGTGCACAAGTCTGTGTTTATCATCTTTTTCCAAGGCGACCAGCTGAAGAACAGGGTCAAGAAGATATGTGAAGG ATTCCGCGCCTCCCTCTACCCATGCCCAGAAACACCACAGGAGCGGAAGGAGATGGCTTCTGGTGTCAATACCAGAATTGATGATCTTCAGATG GTGCTGAACCAAACAGAGGACCATCGCCAAAGGGTTCTGCAGGCGGCCGCCAAAAACATCCGTGTCTGGTTCATCAAAGTGCGCAAGATGAAGGCCATCTACCATACCCTGAACCTGTGCAACATCGACGTGACACAGAAGTGCTTGATTGCTGAAGTCTGGTGTCCTGTTGCTGACCTGGATTCTATCCAGTTTGCTCTGCGGAGAGGCACA GAGCACAGCGGATCCACTGTCCCATCTATTTTAAACAGGATGCAAACCAACCAGACCCCACCGACGTACAACAAAACTAATAAGTTTACTTGTGGCTTTCAAAACATTGTTGATGCATATGGCATTGGGACATACCGGGAAATAAATCCAG CACCGTACACGATCATCACCTTCCCCTTCCTGTTTGCTGTGATGTTTGGAGACTTTGGCCATGGAATCCTGATGTCTCTGATTGCTGTCTGGATGGTGTTGAGGGAGAGTCGCATTCTCTCACAGAAGAGTGACAACGAG ATGTTCAACATGGTTTTCAGTGGTCGATACATCATTCTGCTGATGGGACTGTTCTCCACTTACACAGGCCTCATCTACAATGACTGTTTCTCCAAGTCACTGAATTTGTTCGGTTCGTCCTGGAGTGTGCGGCCGATGTTCACAAAAGGCAATTGGTC AGATGCTTTGCTTGAGACTAcccccctgctccagctgaaCCCTGCTATTCCGGGGGTGTTCGGTGGGCCCTACCCCTTCGGCATCGACCCG ATTTGGAACATCGCCAGCAACAAGCTGGCCTTCCTCAATTCCTTCAAGATGAAAATGTCGGTGATTCTTGGCATTATCCACATGCTCTTTGGTGTCACGTTGAGTCTTCTCAACCACAT ctATTTTAAGAAGCCACTGAACATATACCTTGGATTTATTCCAGAAATGATTTTCATGTCTTCACTCTTTGGGTACCTCGTTATTCTCATTTTCTACAAATGGACGGCCTACGATGCTCACACCTCAAAGGATGCACCGAGCCTCTTAATACACTTTATCAACATGTTTCTCTTCTCCTATGGTGATACCAGTAATAAGATGCTTTATAAAGGGCAG AAGGGGCTCCAGTGTTTCCTCGTGGTGGTGGCGTTACTGTGTGTGCCCTGGATGCTGGTGGCCAAACCCCTGGTCCTTCGTCGTCAGTATTTATGGAGAAAGCACTTG GGAACGCACAACTTCGGTGGGATCCGGGTGGGCAATGGCCCGACGGAGGAGGACGCGGAGATCATTCAGCACGACCAGTTGTCCACCCATTccgaggagggggaggag CCTGCAGAGGACGAGGTG TTTGACTTCGGGGACGCGGTGGTGTACCAGGCCATCCACACCATCGAGTACTGCCTGGGCTGCATCTCCAACACCGCCTCCTACCTGCGCCTCTGGGCGCTCAGCCTGGCCCACGCGC AGCTCTCGGAGGTGCTCTGGACCATGGTCATCCACATTGGCCTCAGCGTGAGGAGTCTGGGCGGAGGCTTTGGCCTCTTCTTCATCTTTGCTGCATTTGCCACCCTGACGGTGGCCATTCTGCTGGTCATGGAGGGGCTCTCCGCGTTCCTCCACGCTCTTCGCTTGCACTG GATTGAGTTCCAGAACAAGTTCTACACTGGCACTGGGTTCAagttcctccctttctcctttgaCACCATCCGTGAGGGGAGGTTTGACGATTAG
- the ATP6V0A1 gene encoding V-type proton ATPase 116 kDa subunit a 1 isoform X14: MGELFRSEEMTLAQLFLQSEAAYCCVSELGELGKVQFRDLNPDVNVFQRKFVNEVRRCEEMDRKLRFVEKEIKKANIPIMDTGENPEVPFPRDMIDLEMADPDLLEESSSLLEPSEMGRGAPLRLGFVAGVINRERIPMFERMLWRVCRGNVFLRQAEIENPLEDPVTGDYVHKSVFIIFFQGDQLKNRVKKICEGFRASLYPCPETPQERKEMASGVNTRIDDLQMVLNQTEDHRQRVLQAAAKNIRVWFIKVRKMKAIYHTLNLCNIDVTQKCLIAEVWCPVADLDSIQFALRRGTEHSGSTVPSILNRMQTNQTPPTYNKTNKFTCGFQNIVDAYGIGTYREINPAPYTIITFPFLFAVMFGDFGHGILMSLIAVWMVLRESRILSQKSDNEMFNMVFSGRYIILLMGLFSTYTGLIYNDCFSKSLNLFGSSWSVRPMFTKGNWSDALLETTPLLQLNPAIPGVFGGPYPFGIDPIWNIASNKLAFLNSFKMKMSVILGIIHMLFGVTLSLLNHIYFKKPLNIYLGFIPEMIFMSSLFGYLVILIFYKWTAYDAHTSKDAPSLLIHFINMFLFSYGDTSNKMLYKGQKGLQCFLVVVALLCVPWMLVAKPLVLRRQYLWRKHLGTHNFGGIRVGNGPTEEDAEIIQHDQLSTHSEEGEEPAEDEVFDFGDAVVYQAIHTIEYCLGCISNTASYLRLWALSLAHAQLSEVLWTMVIHIGLSVRSLGGGFGLFFIFAAFATLTVAILLVMEGLSAFLHALRLHWIEFQNKFYTGTGFKFLPFSFDTIREGRFDD; encoded by the exons aTGGGGGAGCTGTTCCGCAGCGAGGAGATGACCCTGGCCCAGCTCTTCCTCCAGTCCGAGGCCGCCTATTGCTGTGTCAGCGAACTGGGCGAGCTGGGGAAGGTCCAGTTCCGCGAC ctgaacCCGGACGTGAACGTGTTCCAGCGTAAATTTGTTAATGAAGTCAGGAGGTGTGAAGAGATGGACCGAAAGCTCC GGTTTGTTGAGAAGGAgattaaaaaggcaaatattccTATCATGGACACTGGGGAAAACCCGGAGGTGCCTTTTCCACGGGACATGATTGACTTGGAG ATGGCGGATCCAGACCTATTGGAGGAGTCCTCTTCGCTGCTGGAGCCGAGCGAGATGGGAAGAGGGGCCCCGCTACGACTCGG GTTTGTGGCTGGTGTGATCAACCGTGAGCGAATCCCCATGTTCGAGCGTATGCTGTGGCGAGTGTGCCGAGGGAACGTGTTCCTGCGTCAGGCGGAAATTGAGAACCCCCTGGAGGATCCTGTAACG GGGGATTACGTGCACAAGTCTGTGTTTATCATCTTTTTCCAAGGCGACCAGCTGAAGAACAGGGTCAAGAAGATATGTGAAGG ATTCCGCGCCTCCCTCTACCCATGCCCAGAAACACCACAGGAGCGGAAGGAGATGGCTTCTGGTGTCAATACCAGAATTGATGATCTTCAGATG GTGCTGAACCAAACAGAGGACCATCGCCAAAGGGTTCTGCAGGCGGCCGCCAAAAACATCCGTGTCTGGTTCATCAAAGTGCGCAAGATGAAGGCCATCTACCATACCCTGAACCTGTGCAACATCGACGTGACACAGAAGTGCTTGATTGCTGAAGTCTGGTGTCCTGTTGCTGACCTGGATTCTATCCAGTTTGCTCTGCGGAGAGGCACA GAGCACAGCGGATCCACTGTCCCATCTATTTTAAACAGGATGCAAACCAACCAGACCCCACCGACGTACAACAAAACTAATAAGTTTACTTGTGGCTTTCAAAACATTGTTGATGCATATGGCATTGGGACATACCGGGAAATAAATCCAG CACCGTACACGATCATCACCTTCCCCTTCCTGTTTGCTGTGATGTTTGGAGACTTTGGCCATGGAATCCTGATGTCTCTGATTGCTGTCTGGATGGTGTTGAGGGAGAGTCGCATTCTCTCACAGAAGAGTGACAACGAG ATGTTCAACATGGTTTTCAGTGGTCGATACATCATTCTGCTGATGGGACTGTTCTCCACTTACACAGGCCTCATCTACAATGACTGTTTCTCCAAGTCACTGAATTTGTTCGGTTCGTCCTGGAGTGTGCGGCCGATGTTCACAAAAGGCAATTGGTC AGATGCTTTGCTTGAGACTAcccccctgctccagctgaaCCCTGCTATTCCGGGGGTGTTCGGTGGGCCCTACCCCTTCGGCATCGACCCG ATTTGGAACATCGCCAGCAACAAGCTGGCCTTCCTCAATTCCTTCAAGATGAAAATGTCGGTGATTCTTGGCATTATCCACATGCTCTTTGGTGTCACGTTGAGTCTTCTCAACCACAT ctATTTTAAGAAGCCACTGAACATATACCTTGGATTTATTCCAGAAATGATTTTCATGTCTTCACTCTTTGGGTACCTCGTTATTCTCATTTTCTACAAATGGACGGCCTACGATGCTCACACCTCAAAGGATGCACCGAGCCTCTTAATACACTTTATCAACATGTTTCTCTTCTCCTATGGTGATACCAGTAATAAGATGCTTTATAAAGGGCAG AAGGGGCTCCAGTGTTTCCTCGTGGTGGTGGCGTTACTGTGTGTGCCCTGGATGCTGGTGGCCAAACCCCTGGTCCTTCGTCGTCAGTATTTATGGAGAAAGCACTTG GGAACGCACAACTTCGGTGGGATCCGGGTGGGCAATGGCCCGACGGAGGAGGACGCGGAGATCATTCAGCACGACCAGTTGTCCACCCATTccgaggagggggaggag CCTGCAGAGGACGAGGTG TTTGACTTCGGGGACGCGGTGGTGTACCAGGCCATCCACACCATCGAGTACTGCCTGGGCTGCATCTCCAACACCGCCTCCTACCTGCGCCTCTGGGCGCTCAGCCTGGCCCACGCGC AGCTCTCGGAGGTGCTCTGGACCATGGTCATCCACATTGGCCTCAGCGTGAGGAGTCTGGGCGGAGGCTTTGGCCTCTTCTTCATCTTTGCTGCATTTGCCACCCTGACGGTGGCCATTCTGCTGGTCATGGAGGGGCTCTCCGCGTTCCTCCACGCTCTTCGCTTGCACTG GATTGAGTTCCAGAACAAGTTCTACACTGGCACTGGGTTCAagttcctccctttctcctttgaCACCATCCGTGAGGGGAGGTTTGACGATTAG
- the ATP6V0A1 gene encoding V-type proton ATPase 116 kDa subunit a 1 isoform X16, which produces MGELFRSEEMTLAQLFLQSEAAYCCVSELGELGKVQFRDLNPDVNVFQRKFVNEVRRCEEMDRKLRFVEKEIKKANIPIMDTGENPEVPFPRDMIDLEMADPDLLEESSSLLEPSEMGRGAPLRLGFVAGVINRERIPMFERMLWRVCRGNVFLRQAEIENPLEDPVTGDYVHKSVFIIFFQGDQLKNRVKKICEGFRASLYPCPETPQERKEMASGVNTRIDDLQMVLNQTEDHRQRVLQAAAKNIRVWFIKVRKMKAIYHTLNLCNIDVTQKCLIAEVWCPVADLDSIQFALRRGTEHSGSTVPSILNRMQTNQTPPTYNKTNKFTCGFQNIVDAYGIGTYREINPAPYTIITFPFLFAVMFGDFGHGILMSLIAVWMVLRESRILSQKSDNEMFNMVFSGRYIILLMGLFSTYTGLIYNDCFSKSLNLFGSSWSVRPMFTKGNWSDALLETTPLLQLNPAIPGVFGGPYPFGIDPIWNIASNKLAFLNSFKMKMSVILGIIHMLFGVTLSLLNHIYFKKPLNIYLGFIPEMIFMSSLFGYLVILIFYKWTAYDAHTSKDAPSLLIHFINMFLFSYGDTSNKMLYKGQKGLQCFLVVVALLCVPWMLVAKPLVLRRQYLWRKHLGTHNFGGIRVGNGPTEEDAEIIQHDQLSTHSEEGEEFDFGDAVVYQAIHTIEYCLGCISNTASYLRLWALSLAHAQLSEVLWTMVIHIGLSVRSLGGGFGLFFIFAAFATLTVAILLVMEGLSAFLHALRLHWIEFQNKFYTGTGFKFLPFSFDTIREGRFDD; this is translated from the exons aTGGGGGAGCTGTTCCGCAGCGAGGAGATGACCCTGGCCCAGCTCTTCCTCCAGTCCGAGGCCGCCTATTGCTGTGTCAGCGAACTGGGCGAGCTGGGGAAGGTCCAGTTCCGCGAC ctgaacCCGGACGTGAACGTGTTCCAGCGTAAATTTGTTAATGAAGTCAGGAGGTGTGAAGAGATGGACCGAAAGCTCC GGTTTGTTGAGAAGGAgattaaaaaggcaaatattccTATCATGGACACTGGGGAAAACCCGGAGGTGCCTTTTCCACGGGACATGATTGACTTGGAG ATGGCGGATCCAGACCTATTGGAGGAGTCCTCTTCGCTGCTGGAGCCGAGCGAGATGGGAAGAGGGGCCCCGCTACGACTCGG GTTTGTGGCTGGTGTGATCAACCGTGAGCGAATCCCCATGTTCGAGCGTATGCTGTGGCGAGTGTGCCGAGGGAACGTGTTCCTGCGTCAGGCGGAAATTGAGAACCCCCTGGAGGATCCTGTAACG GGGGATTACGTGCACAAGTCTGTGTTTATCATCTTTTTCCAAGGCGACCAGCTGAAGAACAGGGTCAAGAAGATATGTGAAGG ATTCCGCGCCTCCCTCTACCCATGCCCAGAAACACCACAGGAGCGGAAGGAGATGGCTTCTGGTGTCAATACCAGAATTGATGATCTTCAGATG GTGCTGAACCAAACAGAGGACCATCGCCAAAGGGTTCTGCAGGCGGCCGCCAAAAACATCCGTGTCTGGTTCATCAAAGTGCGCAAGATGAAGGCCATCTACCATACCCTGAACCTGTGCAACATCGACGTGACACAGAAGTGCTTGATTGCTGAAGTCTGGTGTCCTGTTGCTGACCTGGATTCTATCCAGTTTGCTCTGCGGAGAGGCACA GAGCACAGCGGATCCACTGTCCCATCTATTTTAAACAGGATGCAAACCAACCAGACCCCACCGACGTACAACAAAACTAATAAGTTTACTTGTGGCTTTCAAAACATTGTTGATGCATATGGCATTGGGACATACCGGGAAATAAATCCAG CACCGTACACGATCATCACCTTCCCCTTCCTGTTTGCTGTGATGTTTGGAGACTTTGGCCATGGAATCCTGATGTCTCTGATTGCTGTCTGGATGGTGTTGAGGGAGAGTCGCATTCTCTCACAGAAGAGTGACAACGAG ATGTTCAACATGGTTTTCAGTGGTCGATACATCATTCTGCTGATGGGACTGTTCTCCACTTACACAGGCCTCATCTACAATGACTGTTTCTCCAAGTCACTGAATTTGTTCGGTTCGTCCTGGAGTGTGCGGCCGATGTTCACAAAAGGCAATTGGTC AGATGCTTTGCTTGAGACTAcccccctgctccagctgaaCCCTGCTATTCCGGGGGTGTTCGGTGGGCCCTACCCCTTCGGCATCGACCCG ATTTGGAACATCGCCAGCAACAAGCTGGCCTTCCTCAATTCCTTCAAGATGAAAATGTCGGTGATTCTTGGCATTATCCACATGCTCTTTGGTGTCACGTTGAGTCTTCTCAACCACAT ctATTTTAAGAAGCCACTGAACATATACCTTGGATTTATTCCAGAAATGATTTTCATGTCTTCACTCTTTGGGTACCTCGTTATTCTCATTTTCTACAAATGGACGGCCTACGATGCTCACACCTCAAAGGATGCACCGAGCCTCTTAATACACTTTATCAACATGTTTCTCTTCTCCTATGGTGATACCAGTAATAAGATGCTTTATAAAGGGCAG AAGGGGCTCCAGTGTTTCCTCGTGGTGGTGGCGTTACTGTGTGTGCCCTGGATGCTGGTGGCCAAACCCCTGGTCCTTCGTCGTCAGTATTTATGGAGAAAGCACTTG GGAACGCACAACTTCGGTGGGATCCGGGTGGGCAATGGCCCGACGGAGGAGGACGCGGAGATCATTCAGCACGACCAGTTGTCCACCCATTccgaggagggggaggag TTTGACTTCGGGGACGCGGTGGTGTACCAGGCCATCCACACCATCGAGTACTGCCTGGGCTGCATCTCCAACACCGCCTCCTACCTGCGCCTCTGGGCGCTCAGCCTGGCCCACGCGC AGCTCTCGGAGGTGCTCTGGACCATGGTCATCCACATTGGCCTCAGCGTGAGGAGTCTGGGCGGAGGCTTTGGCCTCTTCTTCATCTTTGCTGCATTTGCCACCCTGACGGTGGCCATTCTGCTGGTCATGGAGGGGCTCTCCGCGTTCCTCCACGCTCTTCGCTTGCACTG GATTGAGTTCCAGAACAAGTTCTACACTGGCACTGGGTTCAagttcctccctttctcctttgaCACCATCCGTGAGGGGAGGTTTGACGATTAG